The Ancylothrix sp. D3o region TCATTTGGTAAGAAAGGCTGACCCAAAGCGGGCGATTCATACTGCCAAAGCTCCCAGAAAATACCAAAAATAGTATTACCGCAATACCCACCTGCTCTAATCAACATTTCCTAGACAAATACATACCACTGTCCTTTAAATTAACTTCAAAAAAATGCCATACGTCTCTGGCCCCTTTTAATCAGACAAACAAAGCAACTTAAGAATCAGCTACAAAACCATCTTTCCTCTCTGGCAGCGGTGGATCTCATAGACCCAGTTTTTGTACAAGAGACAGGAGATTTCGGGTGTCGATGGAAAGGAATATCAGCTAATAATCGTTGTAGAATAACTGTGCTGCACCAGTCCCTTCCCCGATTGCATTGTACCATTCAACTTAAAAAGATCGCCCGATATTGCAGGTTGGGTTAAAGGATCCAACTTGATACTTATCTGAAAATTTGAGATAATATTATGTCTGTAGTCTTTATCCTTAAACTGCAAAAAATAATCACCATACTGGACTACCAAGATTACTTTATCCAAAAGAGCCTAAAGGTTAAATTCTAATATGTATTTGCGGGAATGCTTAATTGAGAATGTTGGCCCCATTACTGAGCTTGATGTTTCAGTGGGGATAAATAAAGAAGGAAATCCTAAACCATTAATTTTGGTAGGTAAAAATGGAACAGGGAAAACTATTTTTTTAGCATATATCCTTGATGCCTTAGCAGAATTAGCAAAGAAGAAGTTTAGTGATATAACTATAGGGCAGCAGATTGGTCACAGCCCTTTTTTAAAAGTAAGTAGCCCGGGAGATATTCGCTCATTATCTGGAAGTAGCCTCAGCCTTTTGGAGTTCAGAGATGCTGAGGATAAGTTTTGCTATGTAGAAAGAGTTGGATTAATTAATCCACAGGATTATATTACAAAGCTAAAAGGTCGGTTTGAGGCAGTACAATCGTGGCCAGAAAATGAACCCTTCTATAAGGGAGTTACAGGAAACGAGAATAAGATAGAGACCTTTTTCGACAATGGGGCAGTCTGCTTCTTTCCATCCTCTCGCCATGAGCGACCCCATTGGTTAAATTTCAATGCTGTAGAAGATCAACAATTGTTTAGCAATAAGCAGCGATTCAGAGGAGTTCTCGGAAAACCATTGATCATTGAACGGGCTGGCGAAGATAATAGACAGTGGTTGATGGATGTTTTCCTTGATTCACTTGTCGATGGAAACTTTGTTGTGGGATCCCCTACCTGGGAAAGACTGATGCCACCCGTCTACTTTGAAGCGCAACCTTCCGATCTTTCAAATAAACGATTGCTCCAAGTAGGACGAAAAAATGTTGAAAAATTGCTTAGTTCAGTTTTAGAGGACGAAAAGGCTCAACTTATCTTAAATTACCGAAATGTAGGGCAGGGAAGAATTGCAATCCGTTTGGGAAATGGTGTTATTGTCCCATCACTCGCCCATCTCTCCGCAGGGCAGGCTTTACTTTTTAATTTATTTGCTACGATTGTTCGTTATGCAGATCGAACGGATATTCAAAAGAGTTTTAACTTAGATGAAATTACAGGAATTGTCTTAATTGATGAAATTGATGCTCATTTACACACAGATTTACAGTACGAAGTTATTCCTAAATTAGTTAAATTATTTCCAAAAGTCCAATTTATCATTACCTCCCATGCTCCACTTTTTTTACTAGGCATGGAGCGTGAATTTGGTGCTGATGGTATCCAGATATTGGAAATGCCCAAAGGTAAAAAAATTAGTACCGAACGATTTGAAGAGTTTTTGAAATCGTTTGATTTTTATCGTCAAACGCAAGTATTCGAGAATGCGGTTGAAGAGCAAATTTTAGCAGCATCTAAACCTCTAGTGCTAACAGAAGGACAGACAGATGTTATTTATATTAAAACTGCTTTGAAATTATTAGGACATACAGATATTTTAGAGCAATTAGAAATAGATGAAGTTGGTCAATCAGGAAAAGAAGGTTCAAAAGGTGGTGGTCATACTAATTTAGATTCTGCACGCAAGTTTTTAGAGAATAATCAAAAGCTCTTCTCTAGGCCGGTGTTGCTTCTTTATGATTGCGATACAAAGAAAGAGGATGAAGATGTTGGTTTACTGTCAATCCGTTGCGTACCTATAAATAAAGAGAATAGTAAAGTTACTAAAGGTATTGAAAATCTTTTGCCACTTGAATTGTTCGAGGGAGAAACATTTTATAAGAAGCGTATCAAAAAAAACGAGTATGGAGGAGAAAACATTATTAGTGAGTTTCGTAAACAGGATTTCTGCAAATGGGTTTGTGAAGAACGAGGGCGAAAAGAAGATTTTCTTCAATTTGAAAAGTTATTACTGCCAATTTTAAAAGAGTTGCTCTCTTCCACAATCCGTAAATTAGATGATGAGAAAAGTTAATAAATTGCTGATTTTTAAGGTATTATAAAGTTGACTAATACTAAAATTTTTCTAAGTTTAGTGAG contains the following coding sequences:
- a CDS encoding AAA family ATPase; protein product: MYLRECLIENVGPITELDVSVGINKEGNPKPLILVGKNGTGKTIFLAYILDALAELAKKKFSDITIGQQIGHSPFLKVSSPGDIRSLSGSSLSLLEFRDAEDKFCYVERVGLINPQDYITKLKGRFEAVQSWPENEPFYKGVTGNENKIETFFDNGAVCFFPSSRHERPHWLNFNAVEDQQLFSNKQRFRGVLGKPLIIERAGEDNRQWLMDVFLDSLVDGNFVVGSPTWERLMPPVYFEAQPSDLSNKRLLQVGRKNVEKLLSSVLEDEKAQLILNYRNVGQGRIAIRLGNGVIVPSLAHLSAGQALLFNLFATIVRYADRTDIQKSFNLDEITGIVLIDEIDAHLHTDLQYEVIPKLVKLFPKVQFIITSHAPLFLLGMEREFGADGIQILEMPKGKKISTERFEEFLKSFDFYRQTQVFENAVEEQILAASKPLVLTEGQTDVIYIKTALKLLGHTDILEQLEIDEVGQSGKEGSKGGGHTNLDSARKFLENNQKLFSRPVLLLYDCDTKKEDEDVGLLSIRCVPINKENSKVTKGIENLLPLELFEGETFYKKRIKKNEYGGENIISEFRKQDFCKWVCEERGRKEDFLQFEKLLLPILKELLSSTIRKLDDEKS